In one Mycobacteroides chelonae genomic region, the following are encoded:
- a CDS encoding acylphosphatase — MSPEVRLDAWVHGHVQGVGFRWWVRSRALELGLTGYAANARDGRVYVVAQGDKVECEQLLAKLNSGETPGRVDLVVDSWQQPGEPVSGFSER; from the coding sequence TTGAGTCCTGAGGTCCGCCTTGACGCCTGGGTGCACGGACATGTCCAGGGAGTCGGGTTCCGCTGGTGGGTGCGATCCCGCGCCCTTGAACTCGGCCTGACCGGATATGCCGCGAACGCACGCGACGGCCGGGTATACGTCGTCGCGCAAGGGGACAAGGTCGAGTGTGAACAGCTGCTTGCCAAGTTGAACAGCGGTGAAACGCCAGGTCGCGTAGATCTTGTGGTGGATAGCTGGCAGCAGCCCGGCGAGCCTGTTTCCGGGTTTAGCGAGCGTTAG